Within Acidobacteriota bacterium, the genomic segment CGCTCTTCCAATAACTGATCGCAACCTTTCCATCACCTTCAAGCAGACCGTAGAAATACAAAAGCTTTTCTTTGAGTCCGTCCACCACATCGAACGTAACCTTGCTGTGGAACAGCAATGGGTTCAAACACAGCACCTCCAGCTCTCCAAGCCGCACCCGAAGCGATGCCCGCACAGGGACCGCATTCGCAGAGTCCGTCAGGTTGCCTGCGACCAGCGGACTCACTGAGACGGTGCACGCCCGTAGAACTTCGTCGAGCCGGCGCAGATGACGAAGGCAGTCGACCCGATGCGTGATGATCTCCTTTTGTGCGACCGCGTCTGGAGACTCCTGAGACGCCTGGCCTTGAATCTGGAATACCGCTCGCAATCGGGCCGCGTCCAGTCCTTCGTTTCCAAACAACGCGTGCAAGCTCATCAATACTGCCTTCAGCTCCCGGGCGTTCCCGGGCCACGCGCGCGAGCGCAACTCAGCGAGTATGTCATCTGGCAACACGGCGCGTTCATCACGAGCGATCTTCTTCCAGAAGGATCGAGCCAGGATCGGGATGTCTTCGGGATGATCGCAAAGCGCCGGCGCTCGAAGGAGGAACGCTCGAAGGCGATAATACAAGTCTTCGCGAAACTGCCCCGCTTTGACCATCGAGAACAAGTCTCGATTTGTCGCCGCGATGATTCGCGCGCTGACCTCTATCTCCTTAGCTTCGCCGATCGGTCTGATCCTGTTCTCTTCAAGCGCGCGAAGAATCTTCACTTGATGGACCAAAGCAAGGTCGCCGACTTCGTCAAGGAAAAGCGTCCCGTTGCCGGTTATCTCCCACAGGCCTTTCTTATCAAACTTGGCGTCGGTAAATGTGTATCGCTTGTGGCCGAAAAGCTCCGATTCGAGTAGCTCGCCAGGAATCGCTCCGCAGTTGACTGGCACGAACTTTTCTGAGGCGCGAGCGCTGTACTTATGGATCGAGCGAGCGATGACTTCTTTTCCGGTGCCGGTATCGCCGAGCACCAGCACCGGATCATCGTTGGCGGCCGCGCGCATCACCAGTTGGCGGACCAACTGGACTTCCGCGGATGCGCCCACGAAGGTCCGCACGAAATCATCGGGTATCTCGCGGCGAGGAAGAAGCTGCAAGAGCAGTTGGCTCGAGAGCATTCCGTCGAACCTGGGTTTAGAAGTGGGTTTGCCCGCGCCGGTTTTTAGACTCGTTCGTTCGCTCGGTTGGCTCGATCCCGCCTTGCCCCATAGTTCGTCCAGAATCTTCTCACTCGTTCCAATGATGTAAATGTTGTGATCGTCCTTATTGAATGCATTCTCGAGAAGCGTCCGTACGCTCCTTACGAGTTGACCAGATGACTAATAGCTTCCGTTGATGAACGGAATCTTGATGTGCCCAAGCAATAGCTTCGCGAGCGGTTTGGCTTCATGCTTTCGTCCGCGATCGATTACCAGGTCTTCAAATCTGAGGAGCCCCGGCAGCTCGCCGTTCAACACGACGTAAGCCGTGGGCGGGGACTGCAATCTGAACTCGGGGAATGAGCGGATCAGTTCGTCACTCAGCTCGCTGCGAACCGGATCCACACCGCCAGGTCCGGCGACGAATTTCAATGCTCTAAGGGCCATCGTGTTGTAATAACAGCGCTGTAGAATTCGGAGAGTCTCATATCAGAAAACGACCCGGCAACTCAACCGGGAACGGCCCAGTGAGTAGCCCGAGGCTTAGACACTGATCGGATTCAACACAGGAGCGCCAGTCATTCCGGATTTCAGGCACTCGTCAATTCAGTCCGTTTCCTTCGATCAATATTGCCGAAAGTTGAGATTGAATCTGCCTTGAATGCCGAGAGTCTCCGGCGCAGTGCCGGCAAGTATGCCGGAGACTCCGTGATACCGCAGCCTGCTCGGACCGCCCATCACAAGCGCGTCGCCGGACTCGAGGATGATCGTCT encodes:
- a CDS encoding sigma 54-interacting transcriptional regulator — encoded protein: MLSSQLLLQLLPRREIPDDFVRTFVGASAEVQLVRQLVMRAAANDDPVLVLGDTGTGKEVIARSIHKYSARASEKFVPVNCGAIPGELLESELFGHKRYTFTDAKFDKKGLWEITGNGTLFLDEVGDLALVHQVKILRALEENRIRPIGEAKEIEVSARIIAATNRDLFSMVKAGQFREDLYYRLRAFLLRAPALCDHPEDIPILARSFWKKIARDERAVLPDDILAELRSRAWPGNARELKAVLMSLHALFGNEGLDAARLRAVFQIQGQASQESPDAVAQKEIITHRVDCLRHLRRLDEVLRACTVSVSPLVAGNLTDSANAVPVRASLRVRLGELEVLCLNPLLFHSKVTFDVVDGLKEKLLYFYGLLEGDGKVAISYWKSEVTRELKLSLTAIFQESERLEANV